One Chroicocephalus ridibundus chromosome 21, bChrRid1.1, whole genome shotgun sequence DNA segment encodes these proteins:
- the ARHGEF11 gene encoding rho guanine nucleotide exchange factor 11 isoform X4 produces MSVRPPQALDSRAGSKRQPHLPRLSSLSSLGDSPSERRSPGHHRQPSDSSETTGLVQRCVIIQKDQHGFGFTVSGDRVVLVQSVRPGGAAMRAGVQEGDRIVKVNGTMVTNSSHLEVVKLIKSGAYVALTLLGSPPPSVGLSGSQQDVSTAGAPRVTPACPPPPPPPPLPPPQRITDPKPLQDPEVQKHATQILRNMLRQEEAELQRFYEAYSRNPATAVEEQIEGARRRVSQLQLKILQETGGSMDSGRLCSDSSSAGFRVMEGRLSLDSQDGDSGLESGTERFPSVSEMSLNRNSVLSDHGLDSPRTSPVITARLFQHHRRQGSDTPFAPSAEQGSDRTGRPLIIGPEEDCDPGYFNNECDSLFQDLGKLKSRPAHLGVFLRYILSQADPSPLLFYLCTDVCQQTTAKDSRVLGKDIWNIFLDRNAPLRVKVSEQLLAEIETRLRNGDDVRAALFEAQEMVMPEIQEQIQDYRTKRTMGLGSLYGENDLLDLDGDPQKERQVAEKQLAQLGDILSKYEEDRSSPMAFALSTYMNHTGIRSREPRVAGTSEKAQSLPDRDKWLPFFPKTKKSGSAKKEKDAMEDKKRNPILKYIGKPKISSQSIKPGNVRNIIQHFENNQHYESQEPGAQRLSTGSFPEDLLESDRLSLASALSPCRSSRAEVKLGRSESLKGREEMKKSRKAENVPRSRSDVDMDAAAEATRLHQSASSSASSLSTRSLENPTPPYTPKMGRRSIESPNLGFGVDPFLPHLLEDEQGQLSDLEPELDSQNWQHTVSRELVANLPQKEIDRQEVINELFATEGSHLRILRVLDLLFYQRMKKEGLLSREELALLFPNLPDLIEIHNSLSESMKKLREEGPIIKEIGDLMLSRFDGLAKEEIQQVAADFCSYQSIALELIKTKQRKETRFQIFMQEAESNPQCRRLQLKDLIISEMQRLTKYPLLLENIIKHTEAGTSEHDKLCRARDQCRDILKYVNEAVKRAENRHRLEGYQKRLDATSLERTSNPLAAEFKSLDLTSRRMIHEGPLTWRIGKDKTVDLHVLLLEDLLVLLQKQDEKLVLKCHSKTALGSSDNKQTFSPVLKLNSVLIRSVATDKRALFIICTSELGPQIYELVALTSSEKNTWMELLEEAVQSATRNATFPPKRRTPEPTRAAPSGLVLPDPDVSPILSRGASSGAEAETEDCSSADDNPTALLGREKPPALLEEPGSSEVEEGEEELPAAPLPTGAGVGGDDTPPAQRPGPPTRLPLPGALGTEGLAEAALEDVENLRLLILRRLLPCRDAEPEDDLTPTPSVIGGGGGGQAWDSVLSSQDSASQEVLAEPPSATQDTKPPSSRGEPEEPGPAAEEPSSYKVVRKAQAEGAKEATPSPGGSQSETELQEGGGANVDGNYFYVSMPTAPPQPAGPPHPAPPPSAPWGSPQEAPPRPSPTEGSPDPPAPLRDVDLIFRTIEQLTLKLNRLKAVETAHRDLLRSLGRSSSTHVTPLGGSAPPETDGWAQPPPSPDGDSPLSRALRSLQGPAANAPGSRAPLAEDPAGDAGL; encoded by the exons gtTAAGCAGCCTGTCTTCCCTGGGTGATTCCCCTTCAGAGCGCAGGTCTCCCGGGCACCACCGCCAGCCCTCCGACTCCTCCGAAACCACAG gtctGGTCCAGCGCTGCGTCATCATCCAGAAGGACCAGCATGGCTTCGGCTTCACCGTCAGCGGGGACCGCGTCGTCCTGGTGCAGTCGGTGCGGCCAG GGGGGGCTGCCATGAGAGccggggtgcaggagggggacCGCATAGTCAAG GTGAACGGCACGATGGTGACCAACAGCTCCCACCTGGAAGTGGTGAAGTTAATCAAGT CCGGCGCCTACGTCGCTCTCACCCTCCTGGGCTCTCCCCCTCCTTCGGTGGGGCTCTCCGGTTCTCAGCAAGACGTGAGCACGGCGGGGGCTCCCCGCgtcacccctgcctgccccccaccgcctcccccgccgccgctccctccgCCGCAGCGCATCACCGACCCCAAGCCCCTGCAG GACCCCGAAGTCCAGAAGCACGCGACGCAGATTCTCCGGAACATGCtgcggcaggaggaggcagagttACAG CGTTTCTACGAGGCGTACAGCCGAAACCCTGCCACCGCGGTGGAGGAGCAGATCGAGGGGGCGCGCCGGCGGGTCAGCCAGCTGCAGCTCAAAATCCTCCAGGAGACTGGTGGCTCCATG GATTCGGGGCGGCTGTGCAGCGACTCCAGCTCGGCCGGTTTCAGGGTGATGGAAG gaCGCCTCTCCCTGGACTCGCAGGACGGTGACAGCGGGTTGGAGTCCGGGACGGAGCGGTTCCCCTCCGTGAGCGAG ATGTCCCTGAACCGCAACTCCGTCCTCTCCGACCACGGCCTGGACAGCCCGCGAACCTCCCCGGTCATCACCGCCCGCCTCTTCCAGCACCATCGCCGGCAGGGCTCCGACACCCCCTTCGCCCCCTCGGCCGAGCAG GGGTCGGACCGGACAGGACGACCCCTCATCATCGGGCCGGAGGAGGATTGTGACCCAGGATATTTCAATAACGAG TGCGACTCCCTCTTCCAGGACCTGGGCAAGCTGAAATCCCGGCCGGCGCATCTGGGGGTCTTCTTGCGCTACATCCTCTCCCAGGCAGATCCCAGCCCCCTG CTCTTCTACTTATGCACGGACGTTTGCCAGCAGACCACCGCCAAGGATTCCCGGGTCTTGGGGAAGGACATCTGGAACATCTTCTTGGACAGGAACGCG ccgCTCCGAGTGAAAGTGTCTGAGCAACTCCTGGCCGAGATCG AGACTCGCCTGCGGAATGGGGACGATGTCCGAGCCGCCCTCTTTGAAGCTCAGGAGATGGTGATGCCCGAGATACAGGAACAGATCCAGGACTACAG AACAAAGCGCACCATGGGCCTGGGGAGCCTGTACGGGGAGAACGACCTCTTGGACCTGGACGGGGACCCCCAGAAAGAGCGGCAAGTGGCCGAGAAGCAGCTGGCCCAGCTGGGCGATATACT gtcAAAATATGAGGAGGACAGAAG ctctCCCATGGCCTTTGCCCTCAGCACGTATATGAACCACACAGGCATCCGCAGCCGGGAGCCCCGGGTGGCCGGCACCAGCGAGAAGGCACAGTCCCTCCCGGACAGGGACAAGTGGCTGCCCTTCTTCCCCAAGACCAAGAAG AGCGGCAGCGCGAAGAAGGAAAAGGATGCTATGGAAGACAAGAAGCGCAACCCCATCCTCAAGTACATTGGGAAGCCCAAAATCTCCTCCCAGAGCA TCAAACCCGGCAATGTGAGGAACATCATCCAGCACTTTGAGAACAACCAGCATTACGAGAGCCAGGAGCCCGGCGCCCAGCGTCTCTCCACGGGCAGCTTCCCCGAGGACCTGCTGGAGTCGGACAG GCTCAGCCTGGCCTCGGCTTTGTCCCCCTGCCGCAGCTCCCGCGCTGAGGTCAAGCTGGGCCGCTCGGAGAGCTTGAAGGGCCGGGAGGAGATGAAGAAATCCCGGAAAGCGGAAAATGTGCCTCGGTCCCGTAGCGATGTGGACATGGATGCCGCAGCCGAGGCCACGAGGCTTCACCAGTCGGCGTCATCTTCCGCTTCCAGCCTGTCCACAAG gtCGCTGGAAAATCCCACCCCCCCGTACACGCCGAAGATGGGACGCAG GAGCATCGAGTCGCCCAACCTGGGGTTCGGCGTGGATCCTTTCCTGCCCCATCTCCTGGAGGACGAGCAGGGCCAGCTTTCCGACCTGGAACCCGAGCTGGACTCCCAGAACTGGCAGCACACGGTCAGCCGGGAGCTGGTGGCCAACCTGCCGCAGAAGGAGATCGATCGGCAAGAGGTGATCAACG AGCTCTTTGCCACCGAAGGGTCTCACCTCCGCATCCTCCGAGTCCTCGACCTCCTCTTTTACCAGCGGATGAAGAAGGAGGGCCTGCTATCCCGGGAAGAGCTGGCGCTCCTCTTCCCCAACCTCCCTGACCTGATAGAAATCCACA ATTCTCTTTCCGAATCCATGAAGAAGCTCCGGGAAGAAGGACCAATCATCAAAGAAATTGGGGATCTCATGCTGTCTCGG ttCGACGGCCTGGCTAAAGAGGAAATCCAGCAAGTGGCTGCTGACTTCTGCTCTTACCAGTCCATCGCCCTAGAGCTGATCAAAACCAAGCAGCGCAAGGAGACCCGTTTCCAGATCTTCATGCAG GAAGCAGAAAGCAATCCGCAGTGCCGGCGCCTGCAGCTGAAGGACTTGATCATCTCCGAAATGCAGCGCCTGACCAAGTACccgctgctgctggagaacatcATCAAACACACCGAGg CGGGCACCTCGGAGCACGACAAGCTGTGCCGAGCCCGGGACCAGTGCCGGGACATCCTCAAGTACGTGAACGAGGCGGTGAAACGAGCGGAGAACCGGCATCGGCTGGAGGGCTACCAGAAACGCCTGGATGCCACCTCGCTGGAGAGGACCAGCAACCCCCTGGCTGCCGAGTTCAAG AGCCTGGACCTCACCTCCCGGCGCATGATCCACGAAGGGCCCCTCACCTGGCGCATCGGCAAGGACAAGACTGTGG acctgCACGTGCTGCTCCTGGAGgacctcctggtgctgctgcagaagcaggacGAGAAACTGGTGCTCAAGTGCCACAGCAAGACGGCGCTGGGCTCTTCGGACAACAAACAGACCTTCAGCCCCGTCCTCAAGCTCAATTCGGTGCTCATCCGCTCCGTGGCCACAG atAAACGAgccctcttcatcatctgcaccTCGGAGCTGGGACCCCAGATCTATGAGCTGGTGGCGCTGACGTCCTCCGAGAAAAACAC GtggatggagctgctggaggaggcggTGCAGAGTGCCACCAGGAATGCCACTTTCCCCCCCAAGCGCCGGACGCCGGAGCCCACCCGTGCGGCACCCTCCGG CCTGGTGTTACCGGACCCTGATGTGTCCCCCATCCTGTCCCGAGGTGCCAGCTCCGGAGCGGAGGCAGAGACAGAGGATTGCTCCTCAG CGGACGACAATCCCACCGCGCTCCTGGGCAGGGAGAAGCCCCCGGCGCTGCTGGAGGAGCCGGGGAGCAGcgaggtggaggaaggggaggaagagctgcctgcagccccgctgcccaCGGGAGCTGGCGTGGGGGGGGAtgacacccccccagcccagcggcCGGGACCCCCCACGCGTCTGCCGCTCCCGGGAGCCCTGGGCACGGAGGGGCTGGCCGAGGCGGCGCTGGAAGATG tGGAGAACCTGCGGCTCCTGATCCTCCGGAGGCTCCTGCCTTGCCGGGACGCGGAGCCTGAGGACGACCTGACGCCCACGCCGTCGGTCatcggggggggcggcggcggccaggccTGGGACTCGGTGCTCTCCAGTCAGGATTCGGCCTCCCAGGAGGTGCTGGCGGAGCCCCCCAGCGCCACCCAGGACACGAAGCCGCCGTCGAGCCGGGGGGAgccggaggagccggggccgGCTGCCGAGGAGCCGAGCAGCTACAAAGTCGTGCGGAAAG CCCAGGCGGAGGGTGCCAAGGAGGCCACGCCCTCGCCAGGCGGCAGCCAATCAGAAACTGAGCTGCAGGAAGGAGGCGGAGCTAATGTAGATG GCAACTACTTCTACGTCAGCATGCCCACGGCACCCCCCCAGCCCGCGGGACCCCCGCACCCCGCGCCGCCCCCCAGCGCCCCCTGGGGCTCCCCGCAGGAGGcgcccccccggcccagccccaccGAGGGGTCcccggacccccccgcccccctgcgcGACGTGGACCTCATCTTTCGCACCATCGAGCAGCTGACGCTCAAGCTCAACAGGCTGAAA GCTGTGGAAACGGCCCACCGGGACTTGCTGCGGTCCCTGGGGCGCAGCTCCTCGACCCACGTCACCCCCCtggggggctcggcccccccGGAGACGGACGGTTGGGCccagccgccccccagccccgacGGCGACAGCCCTTTGTCCCGCGCCCTCCGGAGCCTGCAGGGTCCTGCCGCCAACGCCCCAG GCTCCAGAGCCCCCCTCGCCGAGGACCCCGCTGGCGACGCCGGCCTTTAG
- the ARHGEF11 gene encoding rho guanine nucleotide exchange factor 11 isoform X2, which produces MSVRPPQALDSRAGSKRQPHLPRLSSLSSLGDSPSERRSPGHHRQPSDSSETTGLVQRCVIIQKDQHGFGFTVSGDRVVLVQSVRPGGAAMRAGVQEGDRIVKVNGTMVTNSSHLEVVKLIKSGAYVALTLLGSPPPSVGLSGSQQDVSTAGAPRVTPACPPPPPPPPLPPPQRITDPKPLQDPEVQKHATQILRNMLRQEEAELQRFYEAYSRNPATAVEEQIEGARRRVSQLQLKILQETGGSMDSGRLCSDSSSAGFRVMEGRLSLDSQDGDSGLESGTERFPSVSEMSLNRNSVLSDHGLDSPRTSPVITARLFQHHRRQGSDTPFAPSAEQGSDRTGRPLIIGPEEDCDPGYFNNECDSLFQDLGKLKSRPAHLGVFLRYILSQADPSPLLFYLCTDVCQQTTAKDSRVLGKDIWNIFLDRNAPLRVKVSEQLLAEIETRLRNGDDVRAALFEAQEMVMPEIQEQIQDYRTKRTMGLGSLYGENDLLDLDGDPQKERQVAEKQLAQLGDILSKYEEDRSSPMAFALSTYMNHTGIRSREPRVAGTSEKAQSLPDRDKWLPFFPKTKKSGSAKKEKDAMEDKKRNPILKYIGKPKISSQSTFHVPLSPVEVKPGNVRNIIQHFENNQHYESQEPGAQRLSTGSFPEDLLESDRLSLASALSPCRSSRAEVKLGRSESLKGREEMKKSRKAENVPRSRSDVDMDAAAEATRLHQSASSSASSLSTRSLENPTPPYTPKMGRRSIESPNLGFGVDPFLPHLLEDEQGQLSDLEPELDSQNWQHTVSRELVANLPQKEIDRQEVINELFATEGSHLRILRVLDLLFYQRMKKEGLLSREELALLFPNLPDLIEIHNSLSESMKKLREEGPIIKEIGDLMLSRFDGLAKEEIQQVAADFCSYQSIALELIKTKQRKETRFQIFMQEAESNPQCRRLQLKDLIISEMQRLTKYPLLLENIIKHTEAGTSEHDKLCRARDQCRDILKYVNEAVKRAENRHRLEGYQKRLDATSLERTSNPLAAEFKSLDLTSRRMIHEGPLTWRIGKDKTVDLHVLLLEDLLVLLQKQDEKLVLKCHSKTALGSSDNKQTFSPVLKLNSVLIRSVATDKRALFIICTSELGPQIYELVALTSSEKNTWMELLEEAVQSATRNATFPPKRRTPEPTRAAPSGLVLPDPDVSPILSRGASSGAEAETEDCSSADDNPTALLGREKPPALLEEPGSSEVEEGEEELPAAPLPTGAGVGGDDTPPAQRPGPPTRLPLPGALGTEGLAEAALEDVENLRLLILRRLLPCRDAEPEDDLTPTPSVIGGGGGGQAWDSVLSSQDSASQEVLAEPPSATQDTKPPSSRGEPEEPGPAAEEPSSYKVVRKAQAEGAKEATPSPGGSQSETELQEGGGANVDGNYFYVSMPTAPPQPAGPPHPAPPPSAPWGSPQEAPPRPSPTEGSPDPPAPLRDVDLIFRTIEQLTLKLNRLKAVETAHRDLLRSLGRSSSTHVTPLGGSAPPETDGWAQPPPSPDGDSPLSRALRSLQGPAANAPGSRAPLAEDPAGDAGL; this is translated from the exons gtTAAGCAGCCTGTCTTCCCTGGGTGATTCCCCTTCAGAGCGCAGGTCTCCCGGGCACCACCGCCAGCCCTCCGACTCCTCCGAAACCACAG gtctGGTCCAGCGCTGCGTCATCATCCAGAAGGACCAGCATGGCTTCGGCTTCACCGTCAGCGGGGACCGCGTCGTCCTGGTGCAGTCGGTGCGGCCAG GGGGGGCTGCCATGAGAGccggggtgcaggagggggacCGCATAGTCAAG GTGAACGGCACGATGGTGACCAACAGCTCCCACCTGGAAGTGGTGAAGTTAATCAAGT CCGGCGCCTACGTCGCTCTCACCCTCCTGGGCTCTCCCCCTCCTTCGGTGGGGCTCTCCGGTTCTCAGCAAGACGTGAGCACGGCGGGGGCTCCCCGCgtcacccctgcctgccccccaccgcctcccccgccgccgctccctccgCCGCAGCGCATCACCGACCCCAAGCCCCTGCAG GACCCCGAAGTCCAGAAGCACGCGACGCAGATTCTCCGGAACATGCtgcggcaggaggaggcagagttACAG CGTTTCTACGAGGCGTACAGCCGAAACCCTGCCACCGCGGTGGAGGAGCAGATCGAGGGGGCGCGCCGGCGGGTCAGCCAGCTGCAGCTCAAAATCCTCCAGGAGACTGGTGGCTCCATG GATTCGGGGCGGCTGTGCAGCGACTCCAGCTCGGCCGGTTTCAGGGTGATGGAAG gaCGCCTCTCCCTGGACTCGCAGGACGGTGACAGCGGGTTGGAGTCCGGGACGGAGCGGTTCCCCTCCGTGAGCGAG ATGTCCCTGAACCGCAACTCCGTCCTCTCCGACCACGGCCTGGACAGCCCGCGAACCTCCCCGGTCATCACCGCCCGCCTCTTCCAGCACCATCGCCGGCAGGGCTCCGACACCCCCTTCGCCCCCTCGGCCGAGCAG GGGTCGGACCGGACAGGACGACCCCTCATCATCGGGCCGGAGGAGGATTGTGACCCAGGATATTTCAATAACGAG TGCGACTCCCTCTTCCAGGACCTGGGCAAGCTGAAATCCCGGCCGGCGCATCTGGGGGTCTTCTTGCGCTACATCCTCTCCCAGGCAGATCCCAGCCCCCTG CTCTTCTACTTATGCACGGACGTTTGCCAGCAGACCACCGCCAAGGATTCCCGGGTCTTGGGGAAGGACATCTGGAACATCTTCTTGGACAGGAACGCG ccgCTCCGAGTGAAAGTGTCTGAGCAACTCCTGGCCGAGATCG AGACTCGCCTGCGGAATGGGGACGATGTCCGAGCCGCCCTCTTTGAAGCTCAGGAGATGGTGATGCCCGAGATACAGGAACAGATCCAGGACTACAG AACAAAGCGCACCATGGGCCTGGGGAGCCTGTACGGGGAGAACGACCTCTTGGACCTGGACGGGGACCCCCAGAAAGAGCGGCAAGTGGCCGAGAAGCAGCTGGCCCAGCTGGGCGATATACT gtcAAAATATGAGGAGGACAGAAG ctctCCCATGGCCTTTGCCCTCAGCACGTATATGAACCACACAGGCATCCGCAGCCGGGAGCCCCGGGTGGCCGGCACCAGCGAGAAGGCACAGTCCCTCCCGGACAGGGACAAGTGGCTGCCCTTCTTCCCCAAGACCAAGAAG AGCGGCAGCGCGAAGAAGGAAAAGGATGCTATGGAAGACAAGAAGCGCAACCCCATCCTCAAGTACATTGGGAAGCCCAAAATCTCCTCCCAGAGCA catttcATGTCCCTTTGTCCCCCGTTGAAG TCAAACCCGGCAATGTGAGGAACATCATCCAGCACTTTGAGAACAACCAGCATTACGAGAGCCAGGAGCCCGGCGCCCAGCGTCTCTCCACGGGCAGCTTCCCCGAGGACCTGCTGGAGTCGGACAG GCTCAGCCTGGCCTCGGCTTTGTCCCCCTGCCGCAGCTCCCGCGCTGAGGTCAAGCTGGGCCGCTCGGAGAGCTTGAAGGGCCGGGAGGAGATGAAGAAATCCCGGAAAGCGGAAAATGTGCCTCGGTCCCGTAGCGATGTGGACATGGATGCCGCAGCCGAGGCCACGAGGCTTCACCAGTCGGCGTCATCTTCCGCTTCCAGCCTGTCCACAAG gtCGCTGGAAAATCCCACCCCCCCGTACACGCCGAAGATGGGACGCAG GAGCATCGAGTCGCCCAACCTGGGGTTCGGCGTGGATCCTTTCCTGCCCCATCTCCTGGAGGACGAGCAGGGCCAGCTTTCCGACCTGGAACCCGAGCTGGACTCCCAGAACTGGCAGCACACGGTCAGCCGGGAGCTGGTGGCCAACCTGCCGCAGAAGGAGATCGATCGGCAAGAGGTGATCAACG AGCTCTTTGCCACCGAAGGGTCTCACCTCCGCATCCTCCGAGTCCTCGACCTCCTCTTTTACCAGCGGATGAAGAAGGAGGGCCTGCTATCCCGGGAAGAGCTGGCGCTCCTCTTCCCCAACCTCCCTGACCTGATAGAAATCCACA ATTCTCTTTCCGAATCCATGAAGAAGCTCCGGGAAGAAGGACCAATCATCAAAGAAATTGGGGATCTCATGCTGTCTCGG ttCGACGGCCTGGCTAAAGAGGAAATCCAGCAAGTGGCTGCTGACTTCTGCTCTTACCAGTCCATCGCCCTAGAGCTGATCAAAACCAAGCAGCGCAAGGAGACCCGTTTCCAGATCTTCATGCAG GAAGCAGAAAGCAATCCGCAGTGCCGGCGCCTGCAGCTGAAGGACTTGATCATCTCCGAAATGCAGCGCCTGACCAAGTACccgctgctgctggagaacatcATCAAACACACCGAGg CGGGCACCTCGGAGCACGACAAGCTGTGCCGAGCCCGGGACCAGTGCCGGGACATCCTCAAGTACGTGAACGAGGCGGTGAAACGAGCGGAGAACCGGCATCGGCTGGAGGGCTACCAGAAACGCCTGGATGCCACCTCGCTGGAGAGGACCAGCAACCCCCTGGCTGCCGAGTTCAAG AGCCTGGACCTCACCTCCCGGCGCATGATCCACGAAGGGCCCCTCACCTGGCGCATCGGCAAGGACAAGACTGTGG acctgCACGTGCTGCTCCTGGAGgacctcctggtgctgctgcagaagcaggacGAGAAACTGGTGCTCAAGTGCCACAGCAAGACGGCGCTGGGCTCTTCGGACAACAAACAGACCTTCAGCCCCGTCCTCAAGCTCAATTCGGTGCTCATCCGCTCCGTGGCCACAG atAAACGAgccctcttcatcatctgcaccTCGGAGCTGGGACCCCAGATCTATGAGCTGGTGGCGCTGACGTCCTCCGAGAAAAACAC GtggatggagctgctggaggaggcggTGCAGAGTGCCACCAGGAATGCCACTTTCCCCCCCAAGCGCCGGACGCCGGAGCCCACCCGTGCGGCACCCTCCGG CCTGGTGTTACCGGACCCTGATGTGTCCCCCATCCTGTCCCGAGGTGCCAGCTCCGGAGCGGAGGCAGAGACAGAGGATTGCTCCTCAG CGGACGACAATCCCACCGCGCTCCTGGGCAGGGAGAAGCCCCCGGCGCTGCTGGAGGAGCCGGGGAGCAGcgaggtggaggaaggggaggaagagctgcctgcagccccgctgcccaCGGGAGCTGGCGTGGGGGGGGAtgacacccccccagcccagcggcCGGGACCCCCCACGCGTCTGCCGCTCCCGGGAGCCCTGGGCACGGAGGGGCTGGCCGAGGCGGCGCTGGAAGATG tGGAGAACCTGCGGCTCCTGATCCTCCGGAGGCTCCTGCCTTGCCGGGACGCGGAGCCTGAGGACGACCTGACGCCCACGCCGTCGGTCatcggggggggcggcggcggccaggccTGGGACTCGGTGCTCTCCAGTCAGGATTCGGCCTCCCAGGAGGTGCTGGCGGAGCCCCCCAGCGCCACCCAGGACACGAAGCCGCCGTCGAGCCGGGGGGAgccggaggagccggggccgGCTGCCGAGGAGCCGAGCAGCTACAAAGTCGTGCGGAAAG CCCAGGCGGAGGGTGCCAAGGAGGCCACGCCCTCGCCAGGCGGCAGCCAATCAGAAACTGAGCTGCAGGAAGGAGGCGGAGCTAATGTAGATG GCAACTACTTCTACGTCAGCATGCCCACGGCACCCCCCCAGCCCGCGGGACCCCCGCACCCCGCGCCGCCCCCCAGCGCCCCCTGGGGCTCCCCGCAGGAGGcgcccccccggcccagccccaccGAGGGGTCcccggacccccccgcccccctgcgcGACGTGGACCTCATCTTTCGCACCATCGAGCAGCTGACGCTCAAGCTCAACAGGCTGAAA GCTGTGGAAACGGCCCACCGGGACTTGCTGCGGTCCCTGGGGCGCAGCTCCTCGACCCACGTCACCCCCCtggggggctcggcccccccGGAGACGGACGGTTGGGCccagccgccccccagccccgacGGCGACAGCCCTTTGTCCCGCGCCCTCCGGAGCCTGCAGGGTCCTGCCGCCAACGCCCCAG GCTCCAGAGCCCCCCTCGCCGAGGACCCCGCTGGCGACGCCGGCCTTTAG